The Theobroma cacao cultivar B97-61/B2 chromosome 1, Criollo_cocoa_genome_V2, whole genome shotgun sequence genome contains the following window.
CCAGTATATatcagaagaaagttttaaggaaaaaacaaTGGAGATTATTACGCAGATACACTTATCCGAGATGTAGAGTGAACAAAGTTTGGTCACCGGCTTCTTGTTACTAGTTTACATTTACAGTGTCTATTTCTGTTTTTTTATTCCCATAAGTTTATTATTGGATAGTTGTTTCGATTAATGGATGAACAGAATATTCAAATATCCCTTTTGAAGAACGGTTGTGCAGATAAAGTTAACAACAGTGTTGTTGGTGAATTTCCGGCTGGTTTGAAGATTCTCATAGTTGATGATTCTAGAACATGTCTCCTAGTATTAGAGATAATGCTTCGAAAGCTTTTATATGAAGGTATATTGGTGTTGTTagtttggttttgattttatgATCATCGCTATCTgtaattcctttttctttttccctttcaatATTAAcactcctttttctttaatttctgaatttttttttcactttttcttgaGATGATGAATTACGTTTACGTTTGAATGCTGCAAATTGATCATCTGAAAACACTTTGACGATGATTAATCGTGATTTGCTCCTGTTTTCTATAATGGTTTTCTAATTTGACGTTGTGATTTTCAGTTACCACGTGTCGGCTAGCGAAGGATGCCCTTGCTTTGCTTCGAGAAGACAATGAAAGATTTGATATCGTCATATGCGATTTACATATGCCTGAAATGGATGGACTTAAGCTTCTTGATATCATAGGATTAGAAATGGACTTGCCGGTTGTTAgtaagtaaataattttttcttcaaaagaaATCCCCACGCTTTTGGATATtccttttaatgatttttatcGACTATATTAATTTGATCCCAATTCTGTTTACGTTATCACAGTGATGTCTGCAGATGATAAAAGAGGAGTTATTATGAAGGGTATAATCCATGGAGCTTGTGATTATTTGGTAAAACCAGTTCGCTTAGACTCGATTAGATTCATATGGCAGCATGTGGTTCGTAGGAAAAGACGTAGCTTGGGAGAGTTTCAGCAGCCAGGGAACAATGTCAATGACAGGTTATTGAAATTAGAACAAGCTAAGGATGCTGATCAAATGCCCGCGAGAGATAAAGGAAGCCTGCAAAGCTTGAAACGGACAAGggaagatgaagatgaagatgaagatgatggAGAATTCTCTGATGAAGTGACAACTACGAAGAAGCCGAGGATGATTTGGACCCAAGAGCTCCATGATATGTTCGTTGCTGCTGTAAATCAACTAGGACGTGACAGTATGAACACTCTATTGCATAGTTAATTCTTCAGTCTATTTTTGCATAGTTAATTCTTCGCATCTGATGATCATGTTATTGCAGAGGCTGTTCctaagaaaattttggagcGTATGCAAGCCATGAATGTTACTGGTCTTACAAGAGCAAATATTGCCAGTCATCTTCAGGTAACGTTCTATTTTCATGAAATTCTTTTAACAGGTTCTGGATTATTCGAGAATTAAAACTGAGTGaattgcctttttcttttgtgacAAACACCATGCTCGTAATATAAATTACATGGGGCAGAAGTACCGGATGCATCTTCAAAAGGTAGGTGAACCCTCGACTGAGAACAGAGATCTCAATGCTTTTTTTGAGCAAGCTTCTTCAATTCACCAGCGCAACCTACAAGCACAACCCACTGTCGCTTCATGCCATCAACTTCCACTGCAAAATCTCATGGCTCCACAGTCATGCAGATTTGAGAGAGCAAATGAAAATTATAGTACAGGTCCAAATGATCATCAAGGGAGCAATATTTTTGACACAATGTTTTCAGACTCGAGTCGCTGTCTCCCAACTGAATTCTCCTCGCATGATCTCTCTCGAGCAAACTTGTTATACCATAAAGATTTTGCTGGTGGTGTTGCCATCTCGAATGAAGAATACTTTTACAGAAACGGAGGAAACGTGACTGAGCTTTCAAACCCACCTCCAGCTGTAGATGAGTTGATCTATGAGCCCTCCTTTCTGGTCAGACAATTTGATCAGGAAGACATCTTTCGTGGACCATTTGTATAGGTTAGCTTTTAACATTCAGTACTTCCACTAGTTATTTTTGGTGATTATGAATCTAATCAAAGCAATAGTTAATTCTTATTTACGTTCATTATGGTCTTTTGTAGCAAAAGGTTGCGGTCATTGGATATCTTATATCAGTCCAACCCTGACGGCTAGCCATAATAGTTTCTTCTCCGTAGAAGATCATCCTAGTAATCTCTCtgtatctctctctctcatgtACTTCTCGTGCAGTTCTCTCTTGTTTTAGTCAGCCAGAAGATTAGATtccaaattttctttcaaaggTACATTTTATTGTTCCTTTAAATTGGAACATATATGCAGCGAGTAGTCATGGCAGGTTTTTCTCTAtgctgaaattttattttcatttactttTATTGAAGACTCCTTGACAGATAACTTATTCTTTTTaccatttctttcttcttatcTTGTGAAAACAATTTCCTTGTGTTTTTAATATACCAAAAGAAGATTAAGATTTCCAAAGAGTAGGAGCTTGCTCCAGTAATTGGAATTAATATCCTGAGTCATTATGAACTAAATCACTTGTTTACCAAATTGCTGTCAAACCATCAAAACACAAGTCGTCGGAAATTCGAAGGATTATGCAGCAAACAAACGTTAAATATCTCACCAAATGGCCAAGAAATGGATTAATAATTGAATATATGCAGTAAAATGCTAGTACATCTTAAAAGTTAAAACATTTAACTAAACTATATAACTTTTGTATATGCAGTGAGAATAGAATAATAGTTCAATGCTAAAAAATCCACCTCTAACAGGAGGCCAAACATGTATTGGCCTCAAGAAGGGCAACTGAAGACGGAAAAAAGAATTTGGAGCAGCCGTAATAACAAATTCATCCAACTAAGGCGATTGAGCAGCTATCACTGCATTAGCAAGAAAAGGGCAAGAGTTAGAAAGCCAAAAGTGCTGGTTGCTGCACTGATCCTGGCAGCTTTGTTAGTTGGAAGTATAGTGGGAAGCGCACACTCTTCTCCGTTGAACAAGACTTTAGATGGAAAACCATCCCCTTTTGCCACATTAATACCAGGTGTAGACTTCTTGGTGAATGAGATAACTGATTGCTGTGTACCAGGAACACGGGAATCCTTTTTTGGATTGGCTCCATCTGTTTCTGCCAGAAGATAATTCAACCCCGGACGACCTTGCATGAATATCGTATTATTGGAACCAAGCAGCACAGTTCCATTGAAGGTGTAGACTTCTTCAAAGCCTGGTACTGCTTTGTCAAATTGAACGGCTGCGAACCAATCTTCAAAGCTAGTTTCACCCCAGTTAAAAATAGTGATTCTTGCACTCCATCCACCTCTGTAATCTGATAATAAGTGCCAGTTGATGCTAACTCCACAGTTATCTCCACATGGCAATGGATTTGGAACTGTTCGTCGCTTTATCTCAGCCCACTTCAGAGCTTCAACAGTTCTGTTGTCAAAAGGTATAAGAAGAGCATCGGGTCGTAGAAGTAGAGCTGGCTCTGTGGCACTGCAGGTCTGGCTTGGGTTGCCATTGCAGCCACAAGCACATGTGTTGCATGGAATAGCAGAATCATTGAAAAATGCTGAGTACGAGACACAACATTTTGGAATTGCCTCCTTGGAGTGTGTTATATTGCAAACTACTTGCCAACTGGCAATTGCTGCTGTTTCTGAAGGCAAACCACTTGGATCAGGGAATTGACTTGGGCTTACTTGCACTGGGTTCCCGCATTCATAATCTGGATTCATAGTGCCATGGATCTTCCAGTTCTGGGGTGGAGTTAGCTCTGTCCTATTCAAGTCTGGGGGCATCTTGAAAACTTGCATTTGAAAAGATGATTTAGACTTGCTTGGATCCATTAAAGGTGGCAGAATTGTCCCATTTCGGCAGCAGAAGGGAATGCTCCCAAGAATCGAGTCATTTGCCCTTGTTGGGGGAAGGTCAATAATCGTAGGCCTTCTCTCACAATTCAATACCTGTGAAAAATCCATAGCCTTGTAGTGCTGACCTTGCGGGCCGAAAATACAGTCTGTTGTATCAACAACAAAAGGGTAAGCCCCTTTCATGGTATGGATGAATTCCTCCCTCATCCAATCAAAGCTCAATTGCCAATTATCAAGGCGACCGAGAGGGTTATGGTTCGAGATTGAAACCTGTGCCCAGTAATTATCATCAGATGCCTTGATCACATCATACATGATTATAAGATCACCTTCTTGCCTGGGCAAGAATTCATCATTTGGCGCATTGTTTGAACCAGAGTTTATATCTTGAATGCAGCATACATGCATCTCATTGTTCCCTAGTGAAAACCACAAAAATCAACTCATTAATCAATAGAATGCACATAGTTTTCCAACTTTTAAATTCCTAAAACAGATCAGATGCCTAACAGGAAAGTAAAATGGAACAGTTTCACATTTCAACATATATTATTGAttacaatctttttttttcattagacttttcaaaaatattaattctGAGGATAAATTATGGAATATTCCCAGTCAAAATCATTAGCGTTTACTATAAAACAGGTCGAAGTTGAGAAGATTCATGAATTGAAGCCGTACATCATTTTCaagttattaattaaaagaaaatgcaaattTCCTTCTTGTTTCTCCTTTTCTACTATTGAAACATAGATTATTAGACCTACTATCTCCcaaattaatcttataaaaccaaatttaacaaaaacttattcattaaaaaattgattaagtAACCAAACCTTGCTTGGTGAGATTATGACAAGAATACCCATCATTAACAAGACTAATATTAAGCGGCATGGGAACATTCGGAGCTCCAACACCAAACTGGGTACCCACCAACCCGACCCGAACCTCCATTTGTGTCATGTCTCCAGCAGTCTCCACAGCCGATTTAAGGTCACTCATAGGGAACCCGGCGAAAACGGTGCCGTTACCAACCTCAGCAGGGAGCGAATTCCCATCAGCCAAAACAGCGTTAGAGGCAGAGACCAAAAGCTCCTTGTGCTGAAACCCGACAAACACTCTCCAAGACTTGAGCTCGTGACGTCCGTTGTTGAGAACAGTTAAAGTGGACTCGAAACGGTACGCCTGGTTGCTCGGGTCGGTGGGAGGGATGGGATGGCCTGCGGTGTAGGTGTAGGATAAGAATATGCCGTTGCATGAGTCGGAAGCTGGCGCAGGAGCTGGAGCTGGAGTTGGAGTTTGGGTTTGAGAAAGCGATGTGTTGAGGAGAGAAActgaaatgaaaaagaaggtGAAGATGATGCGATGGAGTTTCTTATTAGCCATGGTCTTGTCAGAGAAACCTTAGAGAGAAATGAATTGCTGTAGGAATTCAAAGAGGGAGTTGGTTTTGGTCAGGGGATGGGCttaaagaaatggaaatgGTGAATGTTTGTGGAGTGCCGGCTCTggttcttttcttcttcattgcAACTTTGCTGGCATCAGCCAAGCAAAGAGCGAACTGGTCTTGGCtctcttctttcatttttcttctacatttatttttatttatttatttcccTCTATTTTCAAAAGCGTAGGTTTTACATGTCTTGACTCTTTTTCTATTGatcgaaaatttaatttggagatttaaatttgaatttggaaaatgaaagttatgaaataacATAAAGAAATACTAGTTtaccttcttttatttttatagtatatatgtttataattCCATCAAAGTCAtgcaaaagaaatatatttcGTTGTTTGACATTTTAAACCGGAGAAGAGACCAGGTAAAGTTCGAACAGCGGAGACGTGGGGACCCTTGACGTGACGCTTCCCTCCCGTTTGGTGACTCATTCTCTTGAATTTGTGGGCCTTTCAGCCTTTTTCCTCCCATTTCCTCAAAGCCCATTTAAACTTTTCTTACcagaaaaggaaattatagAAATACAGCGCCTTTGTCTATACTTGTTGTCTTCCTCGGTTGCATGTCTTGCCTTTTCCTAATTTATCGCTTCAGCCTTCCCACCCGGAATTATTATGTTGGTCATTAAAGATTCAAATATCTAAATCTAAATATGTTCAAATTCAAGAGGTAGGTAAGATTCGAATTTTATTCCAACTTCATTTTAGTTACATactaaaattcaaacttaaatCGATTATCCAGGGCAAACTCAATCCAATACTAgtgttaaatttataaattcattcatgtcaatattaaatatttaaattcatacatttcatttttcaaaacaaaagtaaTTAAAAACTTCATGTCTAAATTAATGTTAAACAATTTGTAAATTCTATAATAAACAATTCATTGACAAAAAGctatttaaaaaacaaaagtaaccattttatattataccatttgaaattttcaattctatTAATTTGTATGTTGATCGTATGAAATATGAGTAGTTATCactaacaattaaaaaaaaatgaagtaaCTTAATTAATACTATGGTGATCCTAATCATCATATTGATATATATTAGCATGCGTTATGGGGTAAAGAAAACTATTACAATTAATTTGTGCCATACTTCTATATATTATTACAATTCGTAATTCGTAAATATTACAAATCTTAAATCAGTAAGAGATGAAATggattttgaatttataaataaaatctttctttcacttaataagtatattttataaattgaaagCGTGAACATATATAACATAGaaacttgaaaaataattagtcCACTTCTTGTTATTCCacacattcttttttttaaaaaaaaagctagtTTGGTCGAATTATCGTACATGTCCAATTaaattggaaaattttcattatatagctatttttttccttcagtTCAAAGTCATAGTATTGTTTGGAAGTGCATGTCTTATATTTAAAAGtctcttctcctttttttttttttttagttttggtTATTAATAAATGTAACACTAGTTGTATACAGATATACTACTACGTCTTTATTCGTGTTACTAGGTCATCAACtttattgattattattttaataatccTAAGCTAGGTTTAATTATTAATTCCATAAGAACTTCTTGCCTGCATAATATATACTCAATGCTCTCTCTCTTATCTCTTGCAAAATGTCAATGGTTTTCATTTATAAGGGGCCCGAGAGAGATATGTGCAAGGGTCTTGGCTTGTTCGTGATGAGCAAGGGTAACATCCGAGGTAGTACTACAAAACATACTTGTGCTTAGCTACTTGGCCAACTTGTTCGTACAGCCAATTCAAGGACTGGGGCCTCGTTTTTGACTTGAACTCAATCTTCTTTCGAACTTGCCTTGCCCAAGCTTCCAAGTT
Protein-coding sequences here:
- the LOC18613636 gene encoding two-component response regulator ARR1, which encodes MDEQNIQISLLKNGCADKVNNSVVGEFPAGLKILIVDDSRTCLLVLEIMLRKLLYEVTTCRLAKDALALLREDNERFDIVICDLHMPEMDGLKLLDIIGLEMDLPVVMMSADDKRGVIMKGIIHGACDYLVKPVRLDSIRFIWQHVVRRKRRSLGEFQQPGNNVNDRLLKLEQAKDADQMPARDKGSLQSLKRTREDEDEDEDDGEFSDEVTTTKKPRMIWTQELHDMFVAAVNQLGRDKAVPKKILERMQAMNVTGLTRANIASHLQKYRMHLQKVGEPSTENRDLNAFFEQASSIHQRNLQAQPTVASCHQLPLQNLMAPQSK
- the LOC18613637 gene encoding COBRA-like protein 7, with translation MANKKLHRIIFTFFFISVSLLNTSLSQTQTPTPAPAPAPASDSCNGIFLSYTYTAGHPIPPTDPSNQAYRFESTLTVLNNGRHELKSWRVFVGFQHKELLVSASNAVLADGNSLPAEVGNGTVFAGFPMSDLKSAVETAGDMTQMEVRVGLVGTQFGVGAPNVPMPLNISLVNDGYSCHNLTKQGNNEMHVCCIQDINSGSNNAPNDEFLPRQEGDLIIMYDVIKASDDNYWAQVSISNHNPLGRLDNWQLSFDWMREEFIHTMKGAYPFVVDTTDCIFGPQGQHYKAMDFSQVLNCERRPTIIDLPPTRANDSILGSIPFCCRNGTILPPLMDPSKSKSSFQMQVFKMPPDLNRTELTPPQNWKIHGTMNPDYECGNPVQVSPSQFPDPSGLPSETAAIASWQVVCNITHSKEAIPKCCVSYSAFFNDSAIPCNTCACGCNGNPSQTCSATEPALLLRPDALLIPFDNRTVEALKWAEIKRRTVPNPLPCGDNCGVSINWHLLSDYRGGWSARITIFNWGETSFEDWFAAVQFDKAVPGFEEVYTFNGTVLLGSNNTIFMQGRPGLNYLLAETDGANPKKDSRVPGTQQSVISFTKKSTPGINVAKGDGFPSKVLFNGEECALPTILPTNKAARISAATSTFGFLTLALFLLMQ